A genomic region of Bacteroidales bacterium contains the following coding sequences:
- a CDS encoding prephenate dehydratase, producing the protein MDSLTKNKTLRIAIQGGFGAFHDIAARLYFENQPIEIIPNDTFKDLFASLKAREADVGIMAIENSLAGSILPNYTILKESGMKIIGEIYLQITLNLVALPGQSISDLSEVFSHPMAILQSQQFFGNYPHIRLVDSIDTAISAKEIAEKQLRGVGAIASKYAAEKYNLEILAEGIESNKMNYTRFLIVKDTNGNIKGNGRINKSSVSFSLAHEIGGLSKILSILSYYNMNLTKIQSMPIPGRDWEYHFYVDMMFTDYRLYLQSLEAIRPFTSDLTILGEYEKGKSVTG; encoded by the coding sequence ATGGATTCATTAACGAAAAACAAAACATTGCGGATTGCCATTCAGGGTGGTTTTGGAGCATTTCATGACATTGCCGCCCGCCTTTACTTTGAAAACCAGCCGATAGAAATCATACCCAATGATACGTTCAAGGACTTGTTTGCATCGCTGAAGGCAAGGGAAGCTGACGTGGGAATAATGGCCATCGAAAATTCCCTGGCCGGAAGTATCCTCCCCAATTATACCATTCTTAAGGAATCGGGTATGAAGATCATCGGCGAAATTTACCTTCAGATTACCCTCAACCTTGTTGCACTTCCGGGCCAGTCCATCAGCGATCTCAGCGAGGTTTTTTCCCATCCTATGGCGATACTGCAGTCACAGCAGTTTTTTGGCAACTATCCCCATATCAGACTGGTAGATAGCATCGATACCGCCATCAGTGCAAAGGAAATAGCCGAAAAACAGCTCAGGGGAGTAGGCGCCATTGCCAGCAAGTACGCTGCTGAAAAATACAATCTGGAAATCCTGGCCGAAGGGATTGAAAGCAACAAAATGAATTACACGCGTTTCCTTATTGTCAAGGATACCAACGGCAATATTAAAGGGAACGGGCGCATCAACAAATCATCGGTTTCTTTTTCCCTTGCACATGAAATCGGAGGGCTTTCAAAGATTTTGTCCATCCTGTCGTATTATAACATGAACCTGACCAAGATACAGTCCATGCCCATACCGGGCAGAGACTGGGAATACCATTTTTATGTGGATATGATGTTTACTGACTATCGTTTGTATTTGCAGTCACTTGAAGCCATAAGGCCTTTTACAAGCGATCTTACCATATTGGGTGAATACGAAAAAGGAAAATCAGTTACAGGATAA
- the nth gene encoding endonuclease III → MTRRERFERFIAYFSETMPVAETELLYKDPYQLLVAVILSAQCTDKRVNLITPAFFRRFPDVFALAKASEKEVFPFISTCSYPNSKARYLVGMARTVVDNFNGTIPEDPDQLQKIPGVGRKTAHVMASVLYNRPVLAVDTHVFRVAARLGLTYRAKNPLQTERQLVEFIPEDLIPKAHHWLILHGRYICQARKPKCHQCGLTDICKYYNRQNKPA, encoded by the coding sequence ATGACACGCAGGGAGCGTTTTGAGAGGTTCATTGCCTATTTTTCGGAGACAATGCCGGTAGCTGAAACGGAGCTTTTGTATAAGGATCCCTATCAGTTGCTGGTAGCTGTAATCCTTTCGGCCCAATGCACCGACAAAAGAGTTAATCTGATTACCCCTGCGTTTTTCAGGCGTTTCCCCGACGTGTTTGCCCTGGCCAAAGCATCCGAAAAAGAGGTATTTCCCTTCATCAGTACCTGCTCTTATCCCAACAGCAAAGCAAGGTATCTGGTTGGCATGGCCAGAACAGTAGTGGACAATTTCAACGGCACGATACCGGAAGATCCGGATCAACTGCAGAAAATTCCCGGAGTAGGAAGAAAGACAGCGCACGTTATGGCCTCTGTTTTATACAACCGTCCGGTGCTGGCTGTTGACACCCATGTATTCCGCGTAGCTGCCCGTCTGGGACTTACATACAGGGCAAAGAATCCCCTGCAGACCGAACGGCAGTTAGTGGAGTTCATCCCCGAAGACCTCATTCCCAAAGCCCATCATTGGTTAATACTTCACGGACGGTATATCTGTCAGGCACGAAAGCCCAAATGCCATCAATGCGGACTTACCGATATCTGCAAATATTATAACCGGCAAAATAAACCGGCTTGA